The following proteins are encoded in a genomic region of Streptococcus constellatus subsp. constellatus:
- a CDS encoding glycosyltransferase family 2 protein produces the protein MKNNHTWVICAYGESEFLEACILSLRAQTIRSKIICYSSTPLDSIRQLCQTYEIPFYTKEGGGIGKDWNNALSFVNSQYATIAHQDDYYEPTYLEAVLQKIEQSKDVLIAYTDYFEEKNGVKILANKNLKIKTFMLKVLNIMPASHFWRNRVLALGNPISCPAVTYNLARIKEFRFDEKMRVSLDWYAWYKISEYKGRFAFISEKLMCHRIHEESETTKTISDNTRTKEDLYMYQLFWPKWIAKLINRAYIKSQDSNSND, from the coding sequence ATGAAAAATAACCATACTTGGGTGATTTGTGCTTATGGGGAAAGTGAGTTTTTAGAAGCTTGTATTTTATCTCTGAGGGCTCAGACAATAAGATCGAAGATTATTTGCTATAGTTCGACCCCTCTTGATTCCATCAGGCAACTTTGCCAAACATACGAGATTCCTTTTTATACTAAAGAGGGTGGAGGGATTGGTAAAGATTGGAACAATGCACTTTCATTCGTCAATAGCCAGTATGCAACTATTGCTCATCAAGATGACTATTATGAGCCAACTTACCTAGAAGCTGTGCTGCAAAAAATAGAGCAATCTAAAGATGTTTTAATTGCTTATACAGATTACTTTGAAGAAAAAAATGGTGTCAAAATTTTAGCTAATAAGAATCTAAAAATCAAGACATTTATGCTCAAAGTATTGAATATAATGCCAGCTAGCCATTTCTGGAGAAATCGAGTATTAGCTTTAGGAAATCCTATCTCATGCCCGGCCGTTACCTATAATCTGGCTCGGATCAAGGAGTTTCGCTTTGATGAAAAGATGCGGGTCAGTCTAGATTGGTATGCCTGGTATAAGATTAGTGAATATAAGGGACGATTTGCTTTTATCTCTGAAAAACTTATGTGTCACCGGATTCATGAGGAGTCAGAGACGACCAAAACCATTTCAGACAATACTCGAACCAAAGAAGATTTATATATGTATCAGCTCTTTTGGCCTAAATGGATAGCCAAGCTGATTAATCGTGCCTATATAAAAAGTCAAGATTCTAATTCTAATGACTAG
- a CDS encoding rhamnan synthesis F family protein has product MKDLISVVVTCYNHEDYIEQCLRSIFKQNYRNIELFVFNDGSTDKSAQIIQETLRDSPFPTQFKSHENMGVVKTRNKGLSLIQGTFFLFVDSDNFLDENYIEKLYQKLCLEKADIAYSDLYDPDRHKIYLKSHPFDLSSFLERSYIDSCSLVRTEVAQGVVYDVELNYKKLEDYDFLLNLIINKQAVPIYVQDTKLNYRVLENSISQRNSTKYHFDVYLYVLKKYLDKIPQEVYQALSDNIFTLEGRLDDLIQHTAKVADYVSELKGELSTSKGTIETLKISVKKIKHQRDEAIEEQFEIRHSISYRLGNAMITPLKYIGQIIRNPRNIKGVLSLMKQQLIRLKRKAKSPKTYYYQLLRNSQRKQIANLNGKKVLIYVIFESERRLQQYKILFLEKLAVLADETLIVVNGGVLAEDIKILEKYGQVLTRDNIGYDTAAFREGILSLGKDKLQQYSQLMLVNDTNIGPMRDLTAVFQSMIEKNLDFWGISYGETQEDITGFNKYGYIPEHLQSYFLVIEPLLLRSEAFYNYWEQLTDTDSRDEAIGKHETIFTKHFADLGYRYDALVHENKDSAMYIHPLKMLEAGSPLVKYTALRNYDDQQFLWQGLERESEIGDLLEYIQEKTDYPVDILENIIKKFKEIPRNQYILIIDGVENIIPQCTRYRVLNKAEQLRKNGFAVKVVNASEFQVSQAQYASHIIIYRASWSIQLQLLCDLAKSENKPVYFDIDDLVFDTVYTDQLSYTQGLSEKEKGNYDAGVRNYGKMLAACDGAITSTNQLKEELLKYQDIVLLNRNLASSELMEVSSCFIKDYNQQSQQVKIGYFSGSISHNENFELIKPALKKLLEAYPFIELHIVGHLDIPTDMKVYEQQIIVHDYVDWKTLPQLISQVDINLAPLVDSIFNRAKSEIKWLEAAMVKVPTIASDIGAFADMVIDGQTGLLAKEDEWNEKLDSLIFSAELRQKLAENAYHFVLENCSLDNKDEMVTYFEKNKNNKS; this is encoded by the coding sequence ATGAAAGATTTAATATCTGTCGTTGTGACATGCTACAACCATGAAGACTATATTGAGCAATGCCTGCGCAGCATTTTTAAGCAGAACTACAGGAATATTGAACTGTTTGTTTTTAATGATGGTTCTACAGATAAGTCTGCTCAGATTATCCAAGAAACTCTGAGAGATTCTCCTTTTCCAACACAATTTAAAAGCCATGAGAATATGGGGGTAGTTAAAACACGTAATAAAGGGCTATCCCTGATTCAGGGGACATTTTTCCTCTTTGTGGATAGCGATAATTTTCTAGATGAGAATTATATTGAAAAACTTTATCAGAAACTTTGTTTGGAAAAAGCAGATATTGCATATAGTGATTTATATGACCCAGATAGACACAAAATTTATTTAAAAAGTCATCCTTTTGATTTGTCTTCTTTTTTAGAGAGAAGCTATATTGATAGTTGTTCTTTGGTTCGAACAGAAGTAGCTCAAGGTGTAGTTTATGATGTGGAGCTCAACTATAAGAAGCTAGAGGATTATGATTTTTTGCTTAATTTGATTATCAATAAGCAAGCAGTTCCAATCTATGTTCAGGATACGAAATTAAATTATCGTGTTCTTGAAAACTCTATATCTCAGAGAAATTCTACCAAGTACCATTTTGATGTTTATCTTTATGTTTTAAAAAAATATCTAGATAAAATACCTCAGGAAGTTTATCAGGCTCTGAGTGATAACATCTTTACTCTAGAAGGACGGCTGGATGATTTAATCCAGCATACTGCCAAGGTAGCTGACTATGTTTCTGAATTAAAAGGAGAATTAAGCACTTCAAAAGGAACTATCGAAACTTTGAAAATAAGTGTCAAAAAGATTAAACATCAGCGAGATGAAGCGATTGAAGAACAGTTTGAGATTCGGCACTCTATTTCTTATCGTTTAGGAAATGCAATGATTACACCTCTAAAATATATAGGGCAGATTATTCGGAACCCTAGAAACATAAAAGGTGTTCTTAGTCTGATGAAACAGCAGCTAATTCGACTGAAAAGAAAAGCAAAATCTCCTAAGACATATTATTATCAACTATTGCGCAATTCTCAACGTAAGCAGATTGCAAATTTAAATGGAAAAAAAGTACTCATTTATGTTATTTTTGAATCTGAAAGACGTTTACAGCAATATAAAATCCTCTTTTTAGAGAAATTAGCGGTTTTAGCTGATGAGACTTTAATTGTAGTGAATGGGGGGGTGCTTGCAGAAGATATAAAAATTTTAGAGAAATATGGTCAAGTGTTAACAAGAGATAATATTGGTTATGATACAGCAGCTTTTCGTGAGGGAATTTTGTCTCTTGGAAAGGATAAGTTGCAACAATATTCTCAGTTAATGCTAGTGAATGATACTAATATTGGTCCAATGAGAGATTTAACAGCAGTCTTTCAATCTATGATTGAAAAAAATCTTGATTTCTGGGGCATTTCTTATGGAGAAACACAAGAAGATATTACAGGATTTAATAAGTACGGTTATATCCCTGAACATTTACAATCATATTTTCTTGTCATTGAGCCTTTGCTACTTCGGTCAGAAGCTTTCTATAATTATTGGGAACAATTGACCGATACTGATTCGCGTGATGAGGCTATTGGAAAACATGAAACAATTTTTACCAAACATTTTGCAGACCTGGGCTATCGTTATGATGCACTCGTTCATGAAAATAAAGATTCAGCTATGTATATTCACCCCTTAAAAATGTTAGAAGCTGGAAGTCCTCTAGTTAAATACACTGCTTTACGAAATTATGACGATCAGCAGTTTCTATGGCAAGGATTGGAAAGAGAATCTGAAATAGGTGATTTGTTAGAGTATATTCAAGAGAAGACAGATTACCCTGTCGACATTCTTGAAAATATAATTAAGAAATTCAAAGAAATTCCAAGAAATCAGTACATCTTAATCATTGATGGAGTAGAAAATATCATTCCTCAATGTACCCGCTATCGTGTTTTGAATAAGGCTGAACAGCTTAGAAAAAACGGTTTTGCTGTTAAGGTAGTAAATGCCTCTGAGTTTCAGGTTTCGCAAGCTCAATATGCTAGCCATATCATTATTTATCGTGCTTCTTGGTCTATCCAATTACAGCTTCTATGTGATTTGGCTAAGAGTGAAAATAAGCCAGTATATTTTGACATTGATGACTTGGTGTTTGATACAGTTTACACAGATCAATTAAGTTATACACAGGGCTTGTCTGAAAAAGAAAAAGGCAATTATGATGCCGGAGTTAGAAATTATGGAAAGATGTTGGCGGCTTGTGATGGAGCCATTACTTCAACCAATCAACTGAAAGAAGAATTACTCAAGTATCAGGATATAGTTTTGTTAAATAGAAATTTAGCTTCGAGTGAATTGATGGAAGTTAGCTCATGTTTTATCAAGGATTACAATCAGCAAAGCCAACAAGTTAAGATTGGCTATTTCTCAGGGTCAATTAGTCATAACGAGAACTTTGAATTGATAAAGCCGGCTCTTAAAAAGTTGCTAGAAGCGTATCCGTTTATCGAACTTCATATTGTAGGACATCTAGATATTCCGACAGATATGAAAGTGTATGAGCAACAGATTATTGTTCATGATTATGTTGATTGGAAGACTTTACCACAGTTGATTAGTCAGGTAGACATTAATTTGGCACCTCTGGTAGATTCAATTTTCAATCGTGCTAAATCTGAGATCAAATGGTTAGAAGCAGCAATGGTTAAAGTTCCTACAATTGCTAGTGATATAGGTGCTTTTGCAGATATGGTGATAGATGGTCAGACGGGGCTTTTAGCCAAAGAGGACGAATGGAACGAGAAGCTAGACAGCTTGATTTTTTCAGCTGAACTGCGGCAGAAATTGGCAGAAAATGCCTATCATTTTGTTTTAGAAAATTGCAGTTTAGATAACAAAGATGAAATGGTGACATATTTTGAAAAGAATAAAAACAATAAAAGTTGA
- a CDS encoding glycosyltransferase family 4 protein has translation MKKTILFISPTGTLDNGAEISIVHLMEYLVQTGHTVINAIPDYHVSVQQDYIAKLAKKGIETLALPSVKWWWEDAPGGLPGTHNERVISYQENIAALRKIITDKQIELVITNTVNMFQGAVAAACENIPHFWLIHEFPNGEFGYYKEKLTFITDYSQEIFAVRGALQKQLKELLPKQGILSFAPFTQIVSTGIKGKDAAQRRIVSIGRLTERKNQLELIKAYSKLPHPSPELIFIGAWDEEYKKKCEAYIAEKDLKNIHFLGHRDQPWEEVTAADLAVFPSAMETFGLVYIEAIMNGIPAIISDNLGHLSAYEIFEEGQLYPSGNVEILTERIKEALASFEQLKENSLANLEKIRSLYTVQEVYHEILDRIENLTFTDGNSLYHLKFLFESSVSAYPTSSFLKKLKKKLCSILK, from the coding sequence ATGAAAAAAACTATATTATTTATTTCCCCAACGGGAACACTAGACAATGGTGCAGAAATATCAATTGTTCATTTGATGGAATATCTAGTGCAAACGGGCCATACCGTCATCAACGCTATTCCCGACTACCATGTGTCAGTTCAGCAGGATTATATAGCAAAACTTGCTAAAAAAGGTATCGAAACACTAGCTTTGCCATCTGTTAAGTGGTGGTGGGAAGATGCACCAGGTGGTTTACCAGGAACTCATAACGAAAGAGTTATATCCTATCAGGAAAATATTGCTGCACTTAGGAAAATCATTACAGACAAACAAATTGAATTAGTCATTACGAATACAGTTAATATGTTTCAAGGAGCAGTTGCAGCAGCCTGTGAGAATATTCCGCATTTTTGGCTGATTCATGAATTTCCTAATGGAGAGTTTGGCTATTATAAAGAAAAATTAACTTTCATAACTGATTACTCACAGGAAATTTTTGCTGTAAGAGGCGCTCTACAAAAGCAGCTGAAAGAATTGCTACCCAAGCAGGGTATCTTATCTTTTGCGCCTTTTACACAAATTGTTTCTACTGGAATTAAGGGAAAAGACGCAGCACAACGTCGCATTGTGTCCATTGGTCGCTTAACTGAACGGAAAAACCAATTAGAATTGATTAAAGCTTATAGTAAGTTACCTCATCCTAGTCCAGAGTTGATTTTTATTGGTGCTTGGGATGAAGAATATAAGAAAAAATGCGAGGCTTACATAGCAGAAAAGGATCTTAAAAATATTCATTTTTTAGGTCATAGAGACCAGCCTTGGGAAGAAGTGACAGCAGCGGATCTTGCTGTCTTCCCTTCAGCTATGGAAACTTTTGGTTTGGTTTATATTGAAGCTATCATGAACGGAATTCCAGCCATTATCTCGGATAATTTGGGTCATTTGTCGGCTTATGAAATTTTTGAAGAAGGACAGTTATATCCATCGGGAAATGTGGAAATTCTCACTGAGCGAATAAAAGAAGCTTTGGCTTCATTTGAACAGTTAAAAGAAAATTCTTTAGCTAATCTAGAAAAGATTCGCAGCCTTTATACTGTTCAGGAAGTTTATCATGAGATATTGGACCGGATTGAAAACCTGACATTTACTGATGGAAATTCCTTGTATCACCTGAAATTTTTATTTGAGTCATCTGTTTCTGCTTATCCTACAAGTTCTTTTTTGAAAAAATTAAAGAAAAAATTATGTTCAATCCTAAAATAG
- a CDS encoding DUF2304 domain-containing protein, with the protein MSILSIAMLVASVLFLYFVFRNINRNNILFEQAFMWIVIGLVLIIISIFDFIPVYFAQLLGFELTSNFLLSLAVFFLLIIVFLHTIAISKQKEQIKQLVQELSITKQKISELESEKDEK; encoded by the coding sequence ATGTCTATTTTGTCTATTGCTATGCTGGTTGCTTCTGTTTTATTTTTATATTTTGTGTTTAGAAATATCAATAGGAATAACATATTGTTTGAGCAAGCCTTTATGTGGATTGTGATTGGTTTAGTATTGATTATTATTTCAATTTTTGATTTCATTCCAGTTTATTTTGCTCAACTTTTAGGTTTTGAATTGACCTCAAATTTTTTGCTTTCTCTGGCAGTTTTTTTCTTGTTAATTATCGTATTTCTTCATACAATTGCTATTTCTAAACAAAAGGAGCAGATCAAGCAGTTGGTGCAAGAATTATCAATTACAAAGCAAAAAATTTCTGAATTAGAAAGCGAGAAAGATGAAAAATAA
- a CDS encoding DUF2142 domain-containing protein translates to MKRIKTIKVETIFLILASIFILTFMIVQPINRVPDESNHARMTWEVFHKPTSETYKWMEKIPATPDVSPKDYKQLFTKKIALSKETFSFRFTLKSLSFLPQLIGMTLGSFLYPSVGVIVMMGRLFNALAYIIGIYFLIKYFKYGKKALLFISLLPIMVQQAASLSYDVMNYLEIMLVIGFFTNIAYKKKFTNKNLLELFFISIGLFITKPNNLLLLGLLPFIDFEFEGFLSALNRDFLATKNFVDRYRYVFYILGFIAFFLALHLAFRNQGGLMHYGRVLLNTLFKQRLNGDLNTILTIGIFGFLGNFTIQLPLWLIFIDVAVLIIIFLQSQKDLMSRSYTVISCYLFVVQVIAVISIMYLQWTPIVLGKNAPVSVGAQGRYFTPFLILLLPTVANLGVLEIKEEKVNRLMVGTLIVNFLISLYLMVPFYWNLLG, encoded by the coding sequence TTGAAAAGAATAAAAACAATAAAAGTTGAAACAATCTTCTTGATATTAGCGAGTATTTTTATCCTGACGTTTATGATTGTCCAGCCAATCAATCGTGTACCTGATGAAAGTAATCATGCTCGCATGACTTGGGAAGTTTTTCATAAACCCACATCCGAAACTTATAAATGGATGGAGAAGATTCCTGCTACACCAGATGTTTCTCCTAAGGACTACAAACAATTATTTACTAAAAAAATTGCTTTATCAAAAGAAACATTTTCTTTTAGATTCACTCTAAAATCCCTCTCTTTTCTTCCTCAGTTAATTGGAATGACTCTTGGAAGTTTCCTTTATCCCTCTGTTGGTGTAATTGTCATGATGGGACGTCTTTTTAATGCTTTGGCTTACATTATAGGAATTTACTTTCTTATTAAGTATTTTAAATATGGTAAGAAAGCTCTGCTTTTTATTTCCCTTTTGCCTATTATGGTTCAGCAAGCTGCTTCACTATCTTATGATGTGATGAACTACTTGGAGATTATGCTGGTAATTGGCTTTTTCACTAATATTGCTTATAAAAAGAAATTTACAAATAAGAATTTGCTTGAATTGTTCTTTATTTCAATTGGACTCTTTATAACCAAGCCTAATAATTTACTTTTGCTGGGACTATTGCCGTTTATTGATTTTGAATTTGAAGGTTTTTTATCAGCTCTAAATAGAGATTTTTTAGCAACAAAAAATTTTGTTGATCGTTATCGCTATGTTTTCTATATATTGGGATTTATTGCATTTTTCTTAGCACTTCATCTGGCTTTTCGCAATCAAGGCGGATTAATGCATTACGGTCGGGTTTTGCTAAATACTCTCTTTAAACAGCGTCTAAATGGTGATTTGAATACAATTTTGACGATTGGGATATTTGGATTCTTGGGAAATTTCACCATCCAATTACCGCTTTGGTTAATTTTTATTGATGTTGCAGTACTTATCATCATTTTCTTGCAATCCCAAAAGGATCTTATGAGTCGGAGCTACACTGTTATATCTTGTTATCTTTTTGTAGTGCAGGTTATTGCTGTTATCTCTATTATGTATCTACAGTGGACACCGATTGTCCTTGGTAAAAATGCACCAGTGTCAGTAGGGGCTCAAGGTCGCTATTTCACGCCTTTTCTCATTTTGCTACTACCAACAGTCGCAAATCTTGGTGTATTGGAGATAAAAGAAGAAAAAGTTAATAGACTAATGGTTGGTACCTTGATTGTTAACTTCTTGATTTCTCTGTATTTAATGGTACCATTTTATTGGAATTTATTAGGATAA
- a CDS encoding ABC transporter permease — translation MDLFSRKNMILLREMIKTDFKLRYQGSLIGHLWSILKPFMLFTIMYLVFVRFLKFDDGTPHYAVGLLLGMVTWSFFTEATNMGMLSIVSRGDLLRKLNFSKSIIVFSAIAGAAINYAINILVVFVFALINGVSINAGWLIIIPLFVELILMATGVSLALSTLFVKYRDIGPIWEVVLQAGMYATPIIYSLTFILQRGQVTIAKLMMLNPLAQIIQDLRHFVVYSGSMRGWDLINTPWIAAFPYTLPVLIFVFGLYIFNKNANRFAEIL, via the coding sequence ATGGACTTATTTAGTCGAAAAAATATGATTCTCTTACGCGAGATGATTAAAACGGATTTTAAATTACGGTATCAAGGAAGTTTAATTGGCCATCTATGGTCTATTTTGAAACCTTTTATGCTATTTACAATTATGTATTTAGTATTTGTTCGATTTTTGAAATTTGACGATGGAACTCCCCATTATGCAGTAGGATTGTTGCTAGGGATGGTAACTTGGAGTTTCTTTACAGAAGCTACCAATATGGGAATGCTATCGATTGTTTCACGTGGAGATTTGCTGAGAAAATTAAATTTCTCCAAATCAATTATCGTTTTTTCAGCCATTGCCGGTGCAGCCATCAACTATGCAATAAATATTTTAGTAGTCTTTGTATTTGCTTTGATTAATGGAGTTTCTATAAATGCAGGTTGGTTGATTATTATTCCTTTGTTTGTGGAATTGATTTTAATGGCTACAGGAGTTTCTTTGGCATTGTCTACTCTATTTGTTAAATATAGGGATATTGGTCCGATTTGGGAAGTTGTATTGCAGGCTGGTATGTACGCAACGCCTATTATTTACTCTTTAACATTTATTCTTCAGCGTGGACAAGTAACTATCGCTAAATTGATGATGCTCAATCCTTTGGCACAGATTATTCAAGATTTGCGACATTTTGTGGTTTATTCTGGAAGTATGAGAGGTTGGGATTTGATTAACACCCCTTGGATTGCAGCGTTTCCATATACGCTACCAGTTTTAATTTTTGTCTTTGGTCTATATATTTTTAATAAAAATGCTAATAGGTTTGCGGAGATTTTATAA
- a CDS encoding glycosyltransferase family 2 protein, which yields MKVTILMSTYNGERFLAEQIESIRQQTYTDWQLLIRDDGSKDRTREIIQDFCQKDNRIRFVNPDSVENVGVIKSFFHLLKYQTSDFYLFSDQDDVWLPEKIELQLKEAEKYDNTLPLLVYMDLKVVDQELNVVHESMIQTQSDHANTELLQELTENTVTGGVSMINQALADLWTGQEEYDLLMHDWYLALLATAFGKLVYIDKQGELYRQHSSNVLGARTLRKRMKNWIRPHILFAKYWNLIQASQKQAKNLLGLPLSPADKEIVENFVTIMEVPLTERYKRLRKYGFRKNRTFHTLVFTTLILTKFAYKE from the coding sequence ATGAAAGTGACGATTCTCATGTCCACCTACAATGGTGAGCGATTTTTAGCAGAACAAATTGAGAGCATTAGGCAGCAGACCTATACAGACTGGCAGCTGTTAATTCGAGATGACGGATCTAAAGACAGGACGCGTGAGATTATTCAAGATTTTTGTCAAAAAGATAATCGCATTCGTTTTGTGAATCCTGATAGTGTCGAGAATGTTGGGGTTATTAAAAGTTTCTTTCATCTTTTGAAATATCAAACGTCAGATTTCTATCTATTTAGCGATCAGGATGACGTTTGGTTGCCTGAAAAAATTGAGCTGCAGCTGAAAGAAGCAGAAAAATATGATAATACGCTACCTTTACTTGTTTATATGGATTTAAAAGTAGTAGATCAAGAACTCAATGTTGTTCATGAAAGTATGATTCAAACACAATCGGATCATGCAAATACAGAATTGCTCCAAGAATTAACAGAAAATACTGTGACTGGCGGCGTTTCGATGATTAATCAAGCTCTGGCTGACTTATGGACTGGGCAGGAGGAGTATGACTTACTCATGCACGACTGGTATCTAGCTCTACTAGCTACAGCTTTTGGCAAGCTGGTTTATATTGATAAGCAGGGAGAGTTGTATCGCCAACACTCTAGTAATGTCTTGGGAGCACGCACACTTAGAAAAAGAATGAAAAACTGGATTCGCCCGCATATTCTCTTTGCAAAATATTGGAATCTCATCCAAGCGAGTCAAAAACAAGCAAAAAACTTATTGGGGTTACCATTGAGCCCTGCTGATAAAGAAATTGTAGAAAATTTTGTAACGATTATGGAAGTACCTTTGACAGAACGATATAAGCGTCTACGGAAATATGGTTTCCGAAAAAATCGCACCTTCCATACTTTGGTTTTTACCACTCTAATCCTTACAAAATTTGCTTATAAGGAGTAA
- the cps2T gene encoding beta 1-4 rhamnosyltransferase Cps2T, translated as MQHVFIIGSRGLPAKYGGFETFVENLVGHQVSSQIQYHVACLSDKEAYHHFDYKGVDCFTIQAPKFGPARVIAYDMMAINYALKLVKEQEIVQPVFYILGNTVGAFIAPFARKIHHAGGIFYINPDGLEWKRAKWAKPVQAYLKYSEKLMTKHADLVISDNQGIEMYINKIYPWSKTTFIAYGTDLNLSSLTDQTTKVRDFFNHWQSKEKNYYLIVGRFVPENNYESIIREFMKSQTQRDLLIVCNHQGNAYFEELRQKTNFDQDERIKFVGTIYDQDLLKYIRNQAFAYIHGHEVGGTNPGLLEALAQTDLNLVLDVDFNRQVAKGTAFYWQKADASLVELIDQVDMKADFSQLGQAAKENMKENYTWEKIVGEYEELFLS; from the coding sequence ATGCAGCATGTATTCATTATTGGAAGTCGTGGTCTTCCTGCAAAATATGGTGGATTTGAAACTTTTGTAGAAAATTTGGTTGGACACCAGGTTTCATCACAGATTCAGTATCATGTGGCTTGCTTGTCAGATAAAGAAGCCTATCATCATTTTGACTACAAAGGCGTAGATTGTTTTACGATTCAAGCACCAAAATTTGGTCCAGCTCGTGTTATTGCCTATGATATGATGGCAATCAACTACGCTTTGAAGTTAGTGAAAGAGCAAGAAATAGTTCAACCGGTTTTTTATATTTTAGGAAATACAGTCGGAGCTTTTATTGCACCTTTTGCTCGAAAAATTCACCATGCCGGTGGTATATTTTACATCAATCCAGATGGTCTGGAATGGAAGCGTGCAAAGTGGGCAAAACCAGTTCAAGCTTATCTCAAGTATTCTGAAAAGTTGATGACTAAACATGCAGATTTGGTAATTTCAGATAATCAAGGAATTGAAATGTACATCAACAAGATCTATCCTTGGTCTAAAACGACTTTTATCGCTTATGGAACAGATTTAAATTTATCTTCTTTGACAGATCAGACTACAAAAGTGCGTGATTTTTTTAATCACTGGCAGAGTAAAGAAAAAAATTATTATTTGATTGTTGGTCGTTTTGTTCCAGAAAATAACTATGAAAGTATCATTCGTGAGTTTATGAAGTCACAGACGCAACGAGATTTACTGATTGTCTGCAATCATCAAGGTAATGCTTATTTTGAAGAACTACGACAAAAAACAAATTTTGACCAAGATGAGCGAATTAAGTTTGTTGGAACCATTTATGATCAAGATTTATTGAAGTATATTCGCAATCAAGCTTTTGCTTATATTCATGGTCATGAGGTCGGTGGAACCAATCCTGGCTTGTTGGAGGCGTTGGCGCAAACGGATTTGAACTTGGTTTTAGATGTCGATTTTAATCGTCAAGTTGCAAAGGGAACTGCTTTCTATTGGCAGAAAGCAGATGCATCTTTAGTAGAATTGATTGACCAAGTAGATATGAAAGCCGATTTCTCCCAATTAGGGCAAGCTGCCAAAGAAAATATGAAAGAAAACTACACCTGGGAAAAAATTGTGGGTGAATACGAGGAATTATTTTTATCATGA
- a CDS encoding ABC transporter ATP-binding protein: MSNNIAVKIDHVSKFFRLPTEATQSLRTSLVNRFKGIKGYKEQHVLKDISFEVEKGDFFGIVGRNGSGKSTLLKIISEIYVPEKGTVTIDGKLVSFIELGVGFNPELTGRENVYMNGAMLGFSTEEIDTMYDDIVEFAELEEFMNQKLKNYSSGMQVRLAFSVAIKAQGDILILDEVLAVGDEAFQRKCNDYFMERKKSGKTTILVTHDMNAVKKYCNKAVLIEDGLIKVVGAPDDVANQYSLDNASQKKALNDDFTAEHEAISDLKVELLTPAQITPNQEIKFEISYQVKQDIPTYIAFSLTDIDRSIWIYNDNSFDDMTNGKGEKRFVYTCSLAEVNDIKLKLQVSVRDHHDQILAFANSKNTPIILINRNDISDDDISAKDSATGLIQRNGSWIISQ, encoded by the coding sequence ATGTCAAATAATATTGCAGTAAAAATTGATCATGTTAGTAAATTTTTTCGTTTGCCAACAGAAGCAACTCAAAGTTTAAGGACTAGTTTGGTCAATCGTTTTAAAGGAATCAAGGGTTATAAAGAGCAACATGTGTTAAAAGATATTTCCTTTGAAGTTGAAAAAGGTGATTTCTTTGGGATTGTTGGTCGAAATGGTTCTGGTAAGTCGACGCTTTTGAAAATTATTTCAGAGATTTATGTTCCTGAGAAGGGAACAGTGACTATTGATGGGAAGCTAGTTTCCTTTATTGAGCTAGGAGTTGGTTTCAATCCTGAGCTAACAGGTAGAGAAAATGTCTATATGAATGGTGCTATGCTTGGATTTTCTACCGAAGAGATAGACACTATGTATGATGATATTGTTGAATTTGCAGAACTTGAAGAATTCATGAATCAGAAACTGAAGAATTATTCTAGCGGAATGCAAGTCCGTTTAGCCTTTTCGGTTGCTATTAAAGCCCAGGGAGATATTCTCATTCTTGATGAAGTGTTAGCAGTGGGTGATGAAGCTTTTCAACGCAAGTGCAATGATTATTTTATGGAACGCAAAAAATCTGGAAAAACCACTATCCTAGTAACCCATGACATGAATGCAGTGAAAAAATATTGCAATAAAGCAGTTTTGATTGAAGACGGGCTAATCAAAGTGGTTGGTGCACCAGATGATGTTGCAAACCAGTATAGTCTTGATAATGCCAGCCAGAAAAAAGCCTTAAATGACGACTTTACTGCAGAGCATGAAGCTATCTCTGATTTAAAGGTTGAACTCTTGACTCCTGCACAGATAACTCCGAATCAAGAAATCAAATTTGAAATTTCGTATCAGGTAAAACAAGATATTCCGACTTATATCGCTTTTTCTTTGACTGATATTGACCGCAGTATTTGGATTTACAATGATAATTCTTTTGATGATATGACAAACGGAAAAGGCGAGAAGAGATTTGTATATACTTGTTCACTTGCTGAAGTAAATGATATCAAGCTTAAATTACAAGTATCAGTCCGAGACCATCATGATCAAATCCTTGCTTTTGCCAATTCAAAGAATACTCCCATTATCCTTATCAATCGTAACGATATTTCTGATGATGACATATCAGCAAAAGACTCTGCGACTGGCTTGATTCAGCGGAATGGAAGTTGGATAATTTCACAATAG